The sequence below is a genomic window from Methylocystis sp. IM3.
CAGGCGGAGAAAGCGCGGCGGCGCGAGTTCGCGTCCACATCGATCTCGGCAGCCAGCGCATGTATGTCAATTCGGGGAGCGGCAGCTATGTCTGGCCCGTCTCGACGGCGCGGCCCGGCTACCGGACGCCGCGCGGCGTCTTCTCCGCCAAGGCGCTGCAACCCATGCATTACTCCAGCAAATACGACAATGCGCCGATGCCGCATTCCATCTTCTTCAACGGCGGCTACGCCATTCATGGGACGTACGCCACCGGCTCCCTCGGC
It includes:
- a CDS encoding L,D-transpeptidase, which translates into the protein MRINALLLVSLFAIAGGESAAARVRVHIDLGSQRMYVNSGSGSYVWPVSTARPGYRTPRGVFSAKALQPMHYSSKYDNAPMPHSIFFNGGYAIHGTYATGSLGRPVSHGCVRLSPGHAAQLYSMVRRQGAIISISGGARHWGRARH